A genome region from Crossiella equi includes the following:
- a CDS encoding Gfo/Idh/MocA family protein, whose product MTERSLGVVLNGVTGRMGYRQHLVRSVLAIREQGGVLLSDGSRVQLEPLLVGRNEAKLAEIAQAHGLTRWTTDLDAALGDDAYPLYFDSQLTSVREKSIVRAIDAGRHIYTEKPVAESVEGALDLARRATAAGVKNGVVHDKLYLPGLLKLRRLVDSGFFGRVLSVRGEFGYWVFEGDWQQAQRPSWNYRAEDGGGITVDMFCHWNYVLENLFGPVNAVTARVVTHIPQRVDEQGAPYEATADDAAYAIFELADGVIAQLNSSWCVRVHRDELVEFQVDGTRGSAVAGLRNCVIQPREATPRPVWNPDLAESQSYRAQWQPVPDNTEFDNGFKVQWEQFLRHVLEDAPHPYDFMAGARGIRLAEAGLASSRENRRIELTELAE is encoded by the coding sequence ATGACCGAGCGAAGCCTGGGCGTCGTGCTGAACGGCGTCACGGGACGGATGGGCTACCGGCAGCACCTGGTGCGGTCGGTGCTGGCCATCCGGGAACAGGGCGGGGTGCTCCTGTCCGACGGCAGCCGGGTGCAGCTCGAACCCCTGCTGGTGGGCCGCAACGAGGCCAAGCTCGCCGAGATCGCCCAGGCCCACGGCCTCACCCGCTGGACCACGGACCTGGACGCCGCCCTCGGGGACGACGCCTACCCCCTCTACTTCGACTCCCAGCTCACCTCGGTCCGGGAGAAGTCGATCGTGCGCGCGATCGACGCCGGCAGGCACATCTACACCGAGAAGCCGGTCGCCGAGTCGGTGGAAGGCGCCCTGGACCTGGCCCGCCGCGCCACCGCGGCCGGGGTCAAGAACGGCGTCGTGCACGACAAGCTCTACCTGCCGGGCCTGCTGAAGTTGCGCCGCCTGGTGGACAGCGGCTTCTTCGGCCGGGTGCTGAGCGTGCGCGGCGAGTTCGGCTACTGGGTCTTCGAGGGCGACTGGCAGCAGGCCCAGCGCCCGAGCTGGAACTACCGGGCCGAGGACGGCGGCGGCATCACGGTGGACATGTTCTGCCACTGGAACTACGTCCTGGAGAACCTCTTCGGCCCGGTCAACGCGGTGACCGCCCGCGTGGTCACCCACATCCCCCAGCGGGTCGACGAACAGGGCGCCCCCTACGAGGCCACCGCCGACGACGCCGCCTACGCCATCTTCGAGCTCGCCGACGGCGTGATCGCCCAGCTCAACTCCTCCTGGTGCGTGCGCGTACACCGCGACGAACTGGTCGAGTTCCAGGTCGACGGCACCCGGGGCAGCGCGGTGGCGGGCCTGCGCAACTGCGTGATCCAGCCCCGCGAGGCCACCCCGCGCCCGGTCTGGAACCCCGACCTGGCCGAGTCCCAGTCCTACCGCGCCCAGTGGCAGCCGGTCCCGGACAACACCGAGTTCGACAACGGCTTCAAGGTCCAGTGGGAACAGTTCCTCCGCCACGTCCTGGAAGACGCCCCCCACCCCTACGACTTCATGGCGGGCGCCCGCGGCATCCGCCTGGCCGAGGCAGGCCTGGCCTCCTCCCGGGAGAACCGCAGGATCGAGCTGACGGAGCTGGCCGAATGA
- a CDS encoding vitamin K epoxide reductase family protein yields MTTPFPLRLLPWLLTACGLTGLAASAVLTVEKLALLTNPDYVPTCSINPVLSCGSVMRTPQAEAFGFPNPLLGLAGFAVITTIGVALLSGARFHRWFWLGLQAGVTSGVFFVHWLIFQSLYRIGALCPYCMIVWAVTIPLFWYVTLHNLHHQHLPIPSGCRSTVDGLLRYHTVVLTVWYLMVVLAVLQAFWTYWTTLL; encoded by the coding sequence ATGACCACTCCCTTCCCGCTCCGCCTGCTCCCCTGGCTGCTCACCGCGTGCGGCCTCACCGGCCTCGCCGCCTCGGCGGTGCTCACCGTGGAGAAACTGGCCCTCCTGACCAATCCCGACTACGTGCCCACGTGCAGCATCAACCCGGTCCTCAGCTGCGGCTCGGTGATGCGCACGCCCCAAGCCGAAGCCTTCGGCTTCCCCAACCCACTCCTGGGCCTCGCCGGGTTCGCGGTGATCACCACGATCGGTGTGGCCCTGCTGTCCGGCGCCCGTTTCCACCGCTGGTTCTGGCTGGGCCTCCAGGCCGGGGTCACCTCCGGCGTGTTCTTCGTGCACTGGCTGATCTTCCAGAGCCTGTACCGGATCGGTGCCCTCTGCCCGTACTGCATGATCGTGTGGGCGGTCACCATCCCGCTGTTCTGGTACGTCACACTCCACAACCTCCATCACCAACACCTACCCATCCCCAGCGGGTGCCGATCCACAGTGGACGGACTGCTCCGCTACCACACGGTCGTCCTGACCGTCTGGTACCTGATGGTCGTGCTCGCGGTCCTCCAGGCGTTCTGGACCTACTGGACCACGCTGCTCTGA
- a CDS encoding helix-turn-helix transcriptional regulator produces the protein MTANFALSEFLRRRRANLSPRTTGLPDEGDCRRVSGLRREEVAVLAGISADYYTRLEQGTRLRHSDGVLNAVAAALDLAPAERAHLFRLARPRKASCGEPPGGQTLRAGLGRFVDSFSDHAALVLGRRTDVLASNRRFQVLFTDFGTVPQDQRNLARWMVLHPAPRQLFADWEVEAQDLVAMLHGDIGRHPDDRRTARLVNELSAGNEQFRAWWVQHRVVEPTTGHTRLHHTRFGDLTVEYQVFTVAGLEDQTLFLYLPARDRQSREAWRRLDEVLSSPETAIPEARMPLAA, from the coding sequence GTGACCGCCAACTTCGCCCTCAGCGAGTTCCTCCGCCGCCGTCGTGCCAACCTGAGCCCGCGCACCACGGGCTTGCCGGACGAGGGCGATTGCCGCCGTGTGTCCGGGCTGCGCCGCGAGGAGGTCGCCGTCCTGGCCGGTATCAGCGCCGACTACTACACGCGCCTGGAACAGGGCACCAGGCTCAGGCATTCGGACGGTGTGCTCAACGCGGTCGCCGCCGCGCTCGACCTGGCGCCCGCCGAACGCGCCCACCTGTTCCGCCTGGCGCGCCCACGCAAGGCGAGTTGTGGTGAGCCGCCGGGCGGGCAGACGTTAAGAGCGGGCCTGGGGCGCTTCGTCGACTCGTTCAGCGATCACGCGGCCTTGGTCCTCGGCCGTCGCACCGATGTGCTGGCCAGCAACCGCAGGTTCCAGGTGCTCTTCACCGATTTTGGCACCGTGCCGCAGGACCAGCGCAACCTCGCCCGCTGGATGGTGCTGCACCCGGCGCCGCGGCAGCTGTTCGCCGACTGGGAGGTGGAGGCACAGGACCTGGTCGCCATGCTGCACGGGGACATCGGCCGGCATCCGGATGATCGGCGGACGGCCCGGCTGGTCAACGAGCTCTCGGCGGGCAACGAGCAGTTTCGCGCCTGGTGGGTTCAGCACCGGGTAGTCGAACCGACCACCGGCCACACCCGGCTCCACCACACACGATTCGGCGATCTCACGGTTGAGTACCAGGTGTTCACCGTGGCCGGCCTGGAGGACCAGACCCTGTTCCTGTACCTACCCGCGCGCGACCGGCAGTCGAGGGAGGCCTGGCGGCGGCTGGACGAGGTGCTGTCCAGCCCCGAGACGGCGATCCCGGAGGCGCGAATGCCGCTCGCGGCCTGA
- a CDS encoding DNA-3-methyladenine glycosylase I: protein MTITEIAPAPATVRQPGSDDTEVTIGSVQAGPDGIPRCLWAVAHKPELHMDYHDHEWGQPDRADRTLFEKLSLECFQASLSRDIILQRRPAFRRVFRGFDIPKIAEFTQDDINNALLDPSIIRHRTKVRALVHNAKTLAKWDPGALTELMWSYAPDHTHRTPPRSWAEIPLDTPESTALANVLKNRGLRYVGPRTVYAVMQAAGLVNDHINGCAYRCPHEPKETSHAAQPLPRRQGPPTNHTTTLTPSTNELGGALTARVGKDGLRDPGGFPPLRPHGIRPPA from the coding sequence ATGACCATCACCGAGATCGCCCCGGCCCCGGCCACCGTCCGCCAGCCCGGGTCCGATGACACCGAGGTCACCATCGGCTCGGTCCAGGCAGGTCCGGACGGCATACCGCGCTGCCTGTGGGCCGTCGCGCACAAGCCCGAGCTGCACATGGACTACCACGACCACGAATGGGGCCAGCCGGACCGCGCCGACCGCACTCTGTTCGAAAAACTGTCACTGGAATGCTTCCAAGCAAGCCTGTCCAGGGACATCATCCTTCAGCGCCGCCCGGCTTTCCGGCGCGTGTTCCGCGGATTTGACATCCCCAAGATCGCGGAGTTCACTCAGGACGACATCAACAACGCGCTGCTGGACCCGAGCATCATTCGCCATCGCACCAAGGTCCGCGCTCTCGTCCACAACGCGAAAACCCTCGCCAAATGGGATCCGGGCGCCCTGACAGAACTCATGTGGTCCTACGCACCGGATCACACCCACCGCACACCTCCGCGTTCCTGGGCCGAGATCCCCCTGGACACACCGGAGTCCACGGCCCTGGCAAACGTCCTGAAGAACCGAGGCCTGCGCTACGTCGGCCCGCGCACGGTCTACGCCGTCATGCAGGCGGCAGGACTGGTCAACGACCACATCAACGGCTGCGCATACCGCTGCCCCCACGAACCGAAAGAGACATCCCATGCCGCACAACCGCTTCCCCGCCGCCAAGGACCGCCCACGAACCACACGACCACGCTCACCCCAAGCACGAATGAACTCGGGGGTGCCCTGACCGCCCGAGTTGGCAAGGACGGCCTGCGTGATCCGGGTGGATTCCCACCCCTGCGCCCCCACGGCATCCGACCACCAGCGTGA
- a CDS encoding sugar phosphate isomerase/epimerase family protein, protein MTALSLNQKTINRSTLRETVELCLDNGITSLGVWREPLQDHGLSEAVALLDKSNLRVSSLCRGGFFTNPDRAHVLTDNRRAIDETAALNADCLVLVVGGLPAGSRDLAAARSTVSEVLAELAPYAAAKGVRLALEPMHPIYSADRGVLSTLSQALDLAEQYDPDVVGVVVDTFHVWWDPDLETQIARATGRIASFQISDWITPLPPDTLLARGLPGDGHINFPHIAALVAKAGYTGPTEVEVFNADTWAQDPGTVVTELVRRYPSLLPQPTSS, encoded by the coding sequence ATGACAGCCCTGTCCCTGAACCAGAAGACCATCAACCGGTCAACCCTTCGCGAGACCGTGGAACTGTGCCTCGACAACGGCATCACCTCCCTGGGGGTCTGGCGGGAACCCCTCCAGGACCACGGCCTGTCCGAGGCCGTCGCCCTGCTGGACAAGTCGAACCTGCGCGTCTCCTCTCTGTGCCGGGGCGGGTTCTTCACTAACCCGGACCGCGCCCACGTCCTGACCGACAACCGCCGCGCGATCGACGAAACCGCCGCCCTGAACGCCGACTGCCTGGTACTGGTCGTCGGCGGCCTTCCCGCAGGCTCCCGAGACCTGGCGGCCGCGAGAAGCACGGTCTCCGAGGTCCTGGCCGAACTGGCGCCCTACGCCGCCGCGAAGGGCGTCCGCCTGGCCCTGGAACCCATGCACCCGATCTACAGCGCGGACCGCGGCGTCCTGTCCACCCTGTCCCAGGCTCTGGACCTGGCCGAGCAGTACGACCCGGACGTCGTCGGCGTCGTGGTGGACACCTTCCACGTCTGGTGGGACCCAGACCTGGAAACCCAGATCGCACGGGCAACCGGCCGCATCGCCTCCTTCCAGATCAGCGACTGGATCACCCCACTACCCCCCGACACCCTGCTGGCCCGAGGCCTGCCGGGCGACGGCCACATCAACTTCCCCCACATCGCCGCCCTGGTCGCCAAGGCGGGCTACACGGGCCCCACCGAAGTCGAGGTCTTCAACGCCGACACTTGGGCCCAAGACCCCGGCACGGTGGTCACCGAGCTGGTACGGCGCTACCCGAGCCTGCTCCCGCAGCCCACATCCAGCTGA
- the lnt gene encoding apolipoprotein N-acyltransferase gives MPTVLTSWPARAATAVLGGLLLYASFPPRPLWWLAPLAVALLGLTLHRTRPRAAFLYGLLFGTTFFLLHLHWLQDFLGTSFGPWPWLALSVLMALFIATAAALMPPLTRLPVPALWYALLFCLQESARGRFPLNGFPWGKLAFGQPDGPFISLAAVGGAPLVSFAVALTGFALARTILRLTGAHSPATTPAPATTADPTSTTPGAASCTTTSLNRPLTADATPRTDPTAEPLSPRPNPIAETPSPGLNPTATPARPDRFRARAAALAVLPLVLALTTWPFLGTAPDTGTRTVAIVQGNAPNVGIDLLNEAPTLRRNHLQASRELATAIRTGTVPKPDLVVWPESATQVNGPDPTLDAAVADLGAPTLIGSLYRLPTGQRENAVVAWDPATGEGPRYAKQELVPFSEYIPFRTIALWFTPFAATPDLKAGNTPGLFTIAGAKIGVGICYEVAYDAPLRAAAQQGAELLVVPTNNAWFGQGEMTYQQLAMARLRAVEHDRAVIVAATSGVSAIVQPDGTVTKSLEMYTAGSLTAQVPLRTTTTLSDRLGGWAEPTMLLLTAAALTVAALRSRAG, from the coding sequence GTGCCGACCGTCCTCACCTCCTGGCCCGCCCGAGCCGCGACGGCGGTCCTGGGCGGCCTGCTCCTGTACGCGAGCTTCCCACCCCGCCCCCTGTGGTGGCTGGCCCCCCTGGCGGTGGCCCTGCTGGGCCTGACCCTGCACCGCACCCGCCCCCGCGCGGCCTTCCTCTACGGCCTGCTCTTCGGCACCACCTTCTTCCTGCTCCACCTGCACTGGCTCCAGGACTTCCTGGGCACGAGCTTCGGCCCCTGGCCCTGGCTGGCCCTGTCGGTCCTGATGGCGCTGTTCATCGCCACGGCCGCGGCCCTGATGCCCCCGCTCACCCGCCTCCCGGTCCCAGCACTCTGGTACGCCCTCCTCTTCTGCCTCCAGGAATCCGCCCGAGGCCGCTTCCCCCTCAACGGCTTTCCCTGGGGCAAACTCGCCTTCGGGCAACCCGACGGCCCCTTCATCTCCCTGGCCGCCGTGGGCGGCGCCCCCCTGGTCTCCTTCGCGGTGGCGCTGACCGGCTTCGCCCTGGCCCGGACCATCCTCCGCCTGACCGGAGCCCACTCCCCGGCCACCACCCCAGCCCCCGCCACAACCGCGGACCCCACCAGCACCACCCCCGGCGCCGCGTCGTGCACAACCACCTCCCTCAACCGACCCCTCACGGCGGACGCGACTCCGCGAACCGACCCCACCGCCGAGCCCCTCTCCCCCAGGCCCAACCCCATCGCCGAGACCCCGTCCCCCGGGCTCAACCCCACCGCCACGCCCGCCCGCCCGGACCGGTTCAGAGCCCGCGCCGCCGCCTTGGCCGTCCTCCCCCTGGTCCTGGCCCTGACCACGTGGCCCTTCCTGGGCACCGCCCCCGACACCGGCACCCGCACAGTCGCGATCGTCCAGGGCAACGCCCCGAACGTCGGCATCGACCTCCTCAACGAGGCCCCGACCCTCCGCCGCAACCACCTCCAGGCCAGCCGCGAGCTGGCCACCGCGATCCGCACGGGCACGGTCCCCAAACCTGACCTGGTGGTCTGGCCGGAGAGCGCGACCCAGGTCAACGGCCCCGACCCCACCCTGGACGCCGCGGTCGCCGACCTGGGCGCCCCGACCCTGATCGGCTCCCTGTACCGCCTGCCCACCGGCCAGCGCGAGAACGCGGTCGTCGCCTGGGACCCGGCCACCGGCGAGGGCCCCCGCTACGCCAAACAGGAACTGGTCCCCTTCTCCGAGTACATCCCCTTCCGCACGATCGCCCTCTGGTTCACTCCCTTCGCCGCCACCCCGGACCTCAAAGCGGGCAACACCCCGGGCCTCTTCACCATCGCGGGCGCCAAGATCGGCGTGGGCATCTGCTACGAGGTCGCCTACGACGCCCCTCTCCGCGCCGCCGCCCAACAAGGCGCCGAGCTCCTGGTCGTCCCCACCAACAACGCCTGGTTCGGCCAGGGCGAGATGACCTACCAGCAGTTGGCCATGGCCCGCCTGCGCGCCGTCGAACACGACCGCGCCGTCATCGTGGCGGCCACCAGCGGCGTGAGCGCGATCGTGCAGCCGGACGGCACCGTGACCAAGTCCCTGGAGATGTACACGGCAGGCTCGCTGACCGCCCAGGTCCCCCTCCGCACCACAACCACCCTCTCAGACCGCCTGGGCGGCTGGGCGGAGCCCACGATGCTCCTCCTGACCGCTGCCGCCCTCACGGTGGCAGCACTGCGTTCCCGAGCCGGGTAA
- a CDS encoding dihydrodipicolinate synthase family protein, with product MTTIALPAAFGGQHTLRDPVSWPRPNGPLRSRTAFAAAHVVADPLGENRPGAPAAVDWEHTLAFRRHLWSYGLGVAEAMDTAQRGMGLDWTTTRELIRRSASEARTAGGRIAAGAGTDHLDAQTPGLDDILAAYTEQMEVVQDAGAQVIVMASRQLARAATSPADYRQVYDRLLTQADNPVILHWLGPMFDPALTGYWGSTSTEEATAEFLGLIHDHASRVDGVKVSLLDAEHEKSLRAKLPPGVRLYTGDDFNYPELIKGDGTHASDALLGIFAAIAPAASGALQALDDNDDTAYEQAFAPTVPLARHVFGTPTYYYKTGIAFLSWLSGHQPGFAMVGGLQSARSLPHLIKTFTLADAAGLFPAPDLAAHRMRLLLDLNGVTG from the coding sequence ATGACCACCATCGCCCTGCCCGCCGCCTTCGGCGGCCAGCACACCCTGCGCGACCCGGTGTCCTGGCCACGCCCGAACGGACCGCTGCGCTCCCGGACCGCCTTCGCCGCCGCCCACGTCGTGGCCGACCCGCTGGGCGAGAACCGCCCGGGCGCGCCCGCGGCCGTCGACTGGGAGCACACCCTGGCCTTCCGCAGGCACCTGTGGTCGTACGGCCTGGGTGTCGCGGAGGCCATGGACACCGCGCAGCGTGGCATGGGCCTGGACTGGACCACCACCCGCGAGCTGATCCGCCGCAGCGCGTCCGAGGCCCGGACCGCGGGCGGCCGCATCGCCGCGGGCGCGGGCACCGACCACCTCGACGCGCAGACCCCCGGCCTGGACGACATCCTGGCCGCCTACACCGAGCAGATGGAGGTCGTCCAGGACGCCGGTGCGCAGGTCATCGTGATGGCCAGCCGCCAGCTCGCCCGCGCGGCCACCAGCCCCGCCGACTACCGCCAGGTCTACGACCGCCTGCTCACCCAGGCGGACAACCCGGTGATCCTGCACTGGCTGGGCCCGATGTTCGACCCGGCCCTGACCGGCTACTGGGGCTCGACGAGCACGGAGGAGGCCACCGCCGAGTTCCTCGGCCTCATCCACGACCACGCCTCCCGGGTGGATGGCGTGAAGGTGTCCCTGCTGGACGCCGAACACGAGAAGTCGCTGCGCGCCAAGCTCCCGCCGGGTGTCCGCCTGTACACCGGCGACGACTTCAACTACCCAGAGCTGATCAAAGGCGACGGCACCCACGCCAGCGACGCGCTGCTCGGCATCTTCGCGGCGATCGCCCCCGCCGCTTCCGGGGCTCTGCAGGCCCTGGACGACAACGACGACACCGCGTACGAACAGGCATTCGCCCCGACGGTCCCACTGGCCCGCCACGTCTTCGGCACGCCCACCTACTACTACAAGACCGGCATCGCCTTCCTCTCCTGGTTGTCCGGACACCAGCCCGGCTTCGCCATGGTCGGTGGCCTCCAGAGCGCCCGGAGCCTGCCCCACCTGATCAAGACCTTCACCCTGGCCGACGCCGCGGGACTGTTCCCGGCCCCGGACCTCGCCGCCCACCGCATGCGGCTCCTGCTCGACCTCAACGGAGTCACCGGATGA
- a CDS encoding spinster family MFS transporter: MVQEEFLRETPASGPGQKAARRILVLLFLANLFNFFDRVMPAIVIEEIRRVFGLNDTQVGLMSSAFTVVYALAGLPLGRLADRAPRRVIIGWGLAFWSVLTAATAGALGFWSLLLVRLGVGVGEASYAPAASSLIADLYPPNKRARATGIFMLGLPIGLTLAYFTVGGIAEAFGSWRAPFLLAAVPGLLLALAFFRVKEPLRGAAELTPTAAAASAPSTAVKARALLTIPTLWCLIVAFIGHNFASYSVNTFTVPLLQRYFGLSLSLASVLAGVIMGVTGLVGLLVGGRLADRAGTSGRVLLGAACLIVAAPLTLLALTFGPEAATLYTITFATAWLLGYVFFNALYPALADVIEPRRRATATAVMFAMGYLLGGGAGPIIVGALSDSYAAAAAAGGPVTAAHMATGLHDALLVTVPPSILLAGLAMLVATRTITRDHRRMTGR, from the coding sequence GTGGTCCAAGAAGAGTTCCTCCGCGAGACCCCGGCTTCCGGGCCGGGCCAGAAGGCCGCGCGCCGCATCCTGGTGCTGCTGTTCCTGGCCAACCTGTTCAACTTCTTCGACCGCGTGATGCCCGCGATCGTGATCGAGGAGATCCGCCGGGTCTTCGGCCTCAACGACACCCAGGTCGGCCTGATGTCCTCGGCGTTCACCGTGGTCTACGCGCTGGCGGGCCTGCCGCTGGGCCGCCTGGCCGACCGCGCGCCGCGTCGTGTGATCATCGGCTGGGGCCTGGCGTTCTGGAGCGTACTGACCGCGGCCACCGCGGGTGCGCTGGGCTTCTGGTCGCTGTTGCTGGTGCGCCTGGGCGTCGGTGTCGGCGAGGCCAGCTACGCCCCGGCGGCCAGCTCCCTGATCGCCGACCTGTACCCGCCGAACAAACGCGCCCGGGCCACCGGCATCTTCATGCTGGGCCTGCCGATCGGCCTCACCCTGGCCTACTTCACCGTCGGCGGCATCGCCGAGGCCTTCGGCAGCTGGCGGGCCCCGTTCCTGCTCGCGGCCGTCCCCGGGCTGCTGCTGGCACTGGCCTTCTTCCGCGTCAAGGAACCGCTGCGCGGCGCGGCCGAGCTCACCCCGACGGCGGCCGCCGCCTCCGCCCCCAGCACCGCGGTCAAGGCCAGGGCACTGCTGACCATCCCGACCCTGTGGTGCCTGATCGTGGCCTTCATCGGCCACAACTTCGCCAGCTACTCGGTGAACACCTTCACCGTGCCCCTGCTCCAGCGCTACTTCGGCCTGTCCCTGTCCCTGGCCTCGGTGCTGGCGGGCGTCATCATGGGCGTGACCGGCCTGGTCGGCCTGCTGGTGGGCGGACGCCTGGCCGACCGCGCGGGCACCAGCGGCCGGGTCCTGCTGGGCGCGGCCTGCCTCATCGTGGCCGCCCCGCTGACCCTGCTGGCCCTGACCTTCGGCCCGGAGGCGGCGACCCTCTACACGATCACCTTCGCCACCGCCTGGCTGCTGGGCTACGTCTTCTTCAACGCCCTCTACCCGGCCCTGGCCGACGTCATCGAGCCCCGCCGCCGGGCCACCGCCACCGCGGTCATGTTCGCCATGGGCTACCTGCTGGGCGGCGGCGCGGGCCCGATCATCGTCGGCGCCCTCTCCGACTCCTACGCCGCGGCCGCGGCGGCGGGCGGCCCGGTCACGGCGGCACACATGGCCACCGGCCTGCACGACGCCCTCCTGGTGACGGTCCCGCCGAGCATCCTGCTGGCGGGCCTGGCCATGCTGGTGGCCACCCGCACCATCACCCGCGACCACCGGCGCATGACCGGCCGGTAA
- a CDS encoding DUF2630 family protein, producing MAERDILRTIDELVAEEKELRHRAEGTGLSPADRDRLASLERQLDQSWDLLRRRRAATEFGQDPEAAGTRPAGEVEGYLQ from the coding sequence ATGGCAGAACGAGACATCCTCCGCACGATCGACGAGCTCGTCGCCGAGGAGAAGGAGCTGCGCCACCGCGCCGAGGGCACCGGGCTCAGCCCCGCCGACCGCGACCGGCTGGCCAGCCTGGAGCGCCAGCTGGACCAGAGCTGGGACCTGTTGCGCCGGCGCAGGGCGGCCACCGAGTTCGGCCAGGACCCCGAGGCGGCCGGTACGCGCCCCGCCGGTGAGGTCGAGGGCTACCTCCAGTAG
- a CDS encoding DsbA family protein, with amino-acid sequence MTSNTKISLTVIAVVATVIGALLFFNRPSTPDSAAQPAGGQPAPTTVPSTILVRPDSHTLSAPKDSKVTVVEFLDLECEACRAAFPAVERLRAEYADRVTFVLRYFPIPSHRNAELAARAVESAARQGKLEPMYQQMYETQAEWGESQQDQRPFFLDLARRIGLDLPAFEKSLDDPATERRVAADARDGVTAGVRGTPTFFVNGTKYSGRPTYEGLKQTIDAALTP; translated from the coding sequence ATGACCTCCAACACCAAGATCTCCCTGACCGTCATCGCCGTCGTCGCGACGGTGATCGGCGCCCTGCTCTTCTTCAACCGCCCCAGCACACCGGACTCCGCCGCCCAGCCAGCTGGCGGCCAACCCGCCCCCACGACCGTCCCGTCAACGATCCTGGTCCGCCCCGACAGCCACACGCTGTCGGCACCCAAGGACAGCAAGGTGACCGTGGTGGAGTTCCTCGACCTGGAATGCGAGGCCTGCCGAGCCGCCTTCCCGGCCGTGGAACGCCTGCGGGCCGAGTACGCCGACCGCGTCACCTTCGTCCTGCGCTACTTCCCGATCCCCAGCCACCGCAACGCCGAGCTCGCCGCCCGGGCCGTGGAGTCGGCTGCCCGCCAGGGCAAGCTCGAACCGATGTACCAGCAGATGTACGAGACCCAGGCCGAGTGGGGCGAGTCCCAGCAGGACCAGCGCCCGTTCTTCCTGGACCTGGCACGCCGCATCGGCCTGGACCTGCCCGCCTTCGAGAAGTCCCTGGACGACCCGGCCACCGAACGACGCGTCGCGGCTGACGCCCGGGACGGCGTGACCGCCGGGGTCCGCGGCACCCCGACCTTCTTCGTCAACGGCACCAAGTACAGCGGCCGCCCGACCTACGAAGGCCTGAAGCAGACCATCGACGCGGCCCTCACCCCATGA